The sequence AAGAACCGCATTGCCGAACTGACGAGAATCGATTCGTCCGTTAGCGATAAATTGAAAGAAATCGAATCGGCTTCCATTATAATCGGAGAAATTTCGGATTTCTTCAGAGGTTATAAAGATAAAATCGATATCGATCCGGAGAGGCTCGAAGAAGTAAGGCAAAGACTGAGCGCATTTAAATTACTGAAGAAAAAATACGGCGGCTCTATCCATACGGTTTTGGAATACCGGGATAAAATATCAACCGAAATTGAAACTACGGAGAATTTTTCCGCAAAGAAAGAAGAACTTTTGCGAAGAATCGAATCTCTCCGAAAAGATTGCGGCAAGCTGGCGCTCGATTTATCGGAAGCCCGTAAAAAAGTAATTCCCGGAATTAAAAAAGAAATTGAACGGTCGCTCAAATATCTCGGCATAACCAACAGCAATTTTCAGGTCAAACTCGAGAGGGAAAAACCGGAAGATAAAAATGATTATATTTTGATCGATCATGAGAAAGCGGGCTATAACGAAAGAGGTATCGATAAAATAGAATTCTATATATCCACCAATTTGGGCGAGGACCCCAAGCCATTGACTAAAGTCGCTTCCGGAGGCGAAATTTCCCGGATTATGCTGGCGCTTAAATCGATTCTTGCCAGATCGGAACGGCTTCCGATACTCATTTTCGATGAAATCGACACGGGCATCAGCGGTTCGGTTGCGCAAAAAGTAGGACTCGCTCTCAAAGAACTGGCGTCTTCGCACCAGATAATCGCCATAACGCACCTTCCACAAATCGCCGGACTTGCCGATTATCACTACTCCGTCGAAAAGAAAAAATCGGGTAACAGAATTGTAAGCACTATCAGAATTCTGAACGACGAAGAAAAAGTGAGAGAAGTGGCAAAATTAATCAGCGGCGAAGAAATTACCGAAGCGGCTCTCGACGGCGCCAGAGAACTGATGAAAATTAAAAATTGATTTGCCTCACATCGTTAAGAAAGAAATTTTGGTTAAATTGAAATATCAATTAAGAGGAGATAATCAGATGGGTACCCGCACAGGCAAAAATTTATCACTATTTGTTTTGGCGTTAATTATATTCTCAGTTCAAATAAAAGCTCAGTCTCTCAATGAAACTCTATCGAATTTATCTTCGACTGTGGGCGAAGCCTACGTGGCGCCAGTAACGTCGGCTTTCGGTTCGAATTTGAATTCCGGCTGGATTTCGGAGATTCCCGACGCTAAAATACTGGGATTCAACCTGACCTTAAAAGTGGTTGGAATGGGCTCTTTGTTTTCGGACGACGTTAAAAAGTTTTCAGCGACAGGAGACTTTTATTTTAATGACAAACAAGCGGGACAGATACTTGCAAATTCGGGAATCGATCCGACCAATCCGGACTACGAAAATTTAAAGCAGGAAATTAAAAGCAGAAAGTTCAATGTCCAATTCTCAGGTCCGACAATTGTAGGAAGTAAAAACGAATTTCTGAAAGTTAAATTCAACGGCGGCAGCTTTTACGAAGGCCGTTACGAACTTCAGCCGTATGAAATGGCAATCGAGGAAGTTAAGGGGTTTCTGGACGAACTTCCCGCGCTGCCTACAGCGGCGGTTCAATTGAATGTGGGGACAGTTCTCGGGACTAATTTGTCCGTGAGATATTTGCCCGCAGTCGACATCAAGGATTTGGGTAAGTTTACATTCTGGGGATTGGGCGCAATTCACAATCTGAATGTATTCCTGAATAATCCGCTGCCGCTCGATTTATCCGTCGGAGCATTTTATCAGCAATTGAAAGTGGGCGACGTTTTCGAAACTAAAGCCACTCAATTCGGCGTGTTTGCAAGCAAGCAGTTCGGCGTATTGGTCTC comes from Melioribacter roseus P3M-2 and encodes:
- the recN gene encoding DNA repair protein RecN; translation: MLKSLYIKDYALIEEIEIEFHGGLNIITGETGAGKSILIDAMGLLLGDRASSEVVRKGAAKSIVEGIFDVSGHHKVLDLLNENDIDTYDDLIVRREISVKGTNRCFLNDTPVSLALIKEVGNFLVDLHGQHEHQSLLRVSTHIELIDEFAGNEALLNNYKQKLILLKREISSYEELVSKEDALKEKYELYSFQLKEINEVDPAPDEEETLEKELNLLENSEQLIELSEEIYHLLYEDENSVHDRINYIKNRIAELTRIDSSVSDKLKEIESASIIIGEISDFFRGYKDKIDIDPERLEEVRQRLSAFKLLKKKYGGSIHTVLEYRDKISTEIETTENFSAKKEELLRRIESLRKDCGKLALDLSEARKKVIPGIKKEIERSLKYLGITNSNFQVKLEREKPEDKNDYILIDHEKAGYNERGIDKIEFYISTNLGEDPKPLTKVASGGEISRIMLALKSILARSERLPILIFDEIDTGISGSVAQKVGLALKELASSHQIIAITHLPQIAGLADYHYSVEKKKSGNRIVSTIRILNDEEKVREVAKLISGEEITEAALDGARELMKIKN
- a CDS encoding DUF6588 family protein — protein: MVKLKYQLRGDNQMGTRTGKNLSLFVLALIIFSVQIKAQSLNETLSNLSSTVGEAYVAPVTSAFGSNLNSGWISEIPDAKILGFNLTLKVVGMGSLFSDDVKKFSATGDFYFNDKQAGQILANSGIDPTNPDYENLKQEIKSRKFNVQFSGPTIVGSKNEFLKVKFNGGSFYEGRYELQPYEMAIEEVKGFLDELPALPTAAVQLNVGTVLGTNLSVRYLPAVDIKDLGKFTFWGLGAIHNLNVFLNNPLPLDLSVGAFYQQLKVGDVFETKATQFGVFASKQFGVLVSITPYAGLTFESSKTTVNYDYQSNETVNGVPVPPTRISFDLEGDNSSAFTVGFNLNLIIFDIVADYKMAKTNTATLGLVIGF